The nucleotide window TCTGGGGATGTTCTTCCTCGTCATCACGAATATCCTCGACGGAATTTATCCGCTGTTCCTGGCGATGATCATCGACCGTGTGGCCGCCCATCTGGGTTTCACGTCGCTTTGGGGTCCGCTCGCCGCCTTTTTCGCCACCATGGCGGGCCTGGCGGTGTCGCGCTATTTGTGGCGCGTGCACTTCGGCAACTACCACACCCACGCGGCCGAGGATCTGCGCAATCACCTGATGGCGCATCTGTTGAAACTGACCCCACGCTTTTACCAGAAAAATCAGCTCGGCGAGCTGATGAGCCTGATCGTCAACGACGTGCAGAGCTTCCGTCAGTCCATCGGTTCGGCGATTTTGATTTTGGTCGACGGCGCGGTGATCATCGTCGTCATCCTGCCGTTGATGATCATGATGAGTTGGGAGTGGACTTGGAAGACCTTGATCTTCCTGCCGCTGGTCCCCTTCATGATCAAATCCCTGATGAACGCGATCTACCGCAAATCCAAAGAAGTGCAGGACAATCTGTCCGTGCTGTCGGGCTACGCCCAAGAGACCGTGACCGGCGTGCGCGTCCTGAAGGGCTTCGCGGTGGAAAACGAACGTTCACGCGACTACGCGAAGCTCTCGCGCACCTATCAGAACTCGAACGTCGAGCTGGCCCTCATCGATTCCTTGTGGTCCCCCGTCATGTATTTCGGCGTCGCCTCGGGCACGGTGATTTTGCTTTTCATCGGACTGGACGACGTGATGAACGGCGCGGTCACGCTGGGCACACTGGTCGCGTTCCAACGTTATATCTCAAAGATGATTTGGCCCGTGACCGCGTTGGGTCTGGGGCTTTCCCAATACAAAAAAGGGATGGCGGCCTTTGATCGCATCAAAGCCGTGCTCCTTGAAAAGCCCGACGTCGAATTCCGTGGCGGTTCGGACACCATGGAGTTCTCGGGACTGACGGTGCGGGATTTGAACTTCACTTATCCGGGAAGCGCCGAACCCGCGCTGAGGAACGTGAACCTCCAACTGCAACCCGGCGAGAAGATCGGGATCACCGGGCCCGTGGGTTCGGGGAAATCGACGCTGCTGCATCTGCTGCTGGGATTCTATCATCTGCCGCCGGGCCAGATCACGGTGAACGACCGCGATCTGTTCGATTGGGATGAAGAGAAGCTGCGGGCGCTCTTCACCCTGATTCCCCAGGACGTTTTTCTGTTTTCGGATACGGTGCGCGCGAACATTCGCTACGCCCTACCCGAAAACCATCCGCCGCAAGCGGCCGGCGAAATCGACTTGGCCGAGCATATCCTGGACCGCGTGCAGATCCTGGACGAGATGCGCGCCCTGCCCGGCGGGCTTGAGGCCACCTTGGGCGAACGCGGGATCAATCTTTCCGGCGGCCAGAAGCAGCGCCTGGCGCTCGCGCGTGGGCTCGTGCGGCCGACCTCGCTGATTTTGATGGACGACGTCCTGAGCGCCGTGGACTTCAAAACCGAAGAGAAAATTTTGAACGAACTCGCGCGCATGAAGACCTCGTGTTTGATCGTCTCGCACCGGATCGCGGCGCTGAAGCATTGCGATCGCATTTTGGTCTTGAACGGCGGTCGCGTCGAAGCGCTGGGTCGTTTCGATGACGTGCTCGCGCAAAGCCCCTTCTTCAAGGAGCTCTATGAAATTCAGGGCGGGCCGCTACCGAACGAAGACGGAGCCCCGACGAAAGGAGGCCCGCGATGAAGGCCTTCGTCGAAGAAGATAAGGTCCAATCCAGCCTGTCCGTCTGGCAGATGATCGGCCGGCTGTGGCCCTACACTCGGCGCTTCCCGTGGCTGTTCACGGTCACGATCGTTTCGATCCTGGGGCTGGCGACCGCGTCGCGGGTTTTGCCTTGGCTGTTCGGCCAGGCGATCGACGAAGGGATCTTGAAGAACAACGCCGAAATCGTTACCCGCATCGCGCTCATTTACCTGGGCGTCGAGGTCATTCGCTGCGCCTTTGATTTCTCGTACCTCTACTTCTTCCAGAAACTCGGGCAGAAGGTCCTGACCGACATCCGGCAGGATCTGAACGACCGCGTGCAGTCGCTGCCCATCGACTTCTTCAACAAAAACCCCATTGGTCGCATCGTCACGCGTTTGACGAACGATACGGCGACGCTGTCCGAAGTCTTTTCAAACGGCGTGATCCAGATCATCACCGAGGGCGTCATTTTTATCTCGGTCGTCGTGGCGATGTCGCTCATCTCGTGGAAACTCACGCTCGTGACGATGATCACGGCGCCGTTTTTCCTGTTCTTGGCCTTCCGTTTGGCGGGACGGCTGCGGGTCATCCTGCGTGAGTCGAAGAAGCGGCTTTCGGTGCTGTCCAGTTACGCGTCGGAGCAACTCTCTGGTATCCGCGTCGTGCAGATCTACAATCGTCGCCCGCAAAGCTTTCAGCGCTTCCGCGATCAATCCGCGCGTTACCGCGATGCTTTGCTGAACTCGATCAAACACTACGCGCTTTTGCAGCCGCTGATGAACATCTTCAACGGCGTGACCTTGACCCTGGCCCTGTCCTACGGAGGTTACCTCACGCTGGAAGAGGCGATCCCCATCGGCTCCATGGTCGCCTTCTTGATGCACGCCCAGGATCTGATCGCGCCCTTGCGCGAGATCCTTGAAAAGTTCCAGCAGTTCCAGAATTCGCTGACCTCGGCCGAACGGGTTTTCCATACGCTCGACGAAAAACCCGAACGTATGGAGTCGGTCGTCCACCCCTTGAAGATTCAGGGTTCACTGGAGTTTCGCGAGCTGAACTTCCGTTACAGCGAGGGGCTTCCCTGGGTTTTGAAGAACTTCAATCACCAGGTCCCCGCCGGACGCAAGGTCGCGCTGGTCGGTCGCACGGGCAGCGGGAAGTCCACCCTCGTGGCGCTGTTGCAGCGCTTTTACGACGCTCCCCTCGGCACCGTTTTCATCGACGGCCGCGCCATCGAGGATTTCGATCTGCGCTCGCTGCGCCGTCGCATCGGCGTGGTCCAACAGGACCCCTTCATCTTCCGCGGCACGATCGAAGAGAATTTGCGTCTGGGACAAGCCGAGTTCCCGCGCGAGCGCCTGCAAGCGGCGCTGGACCGCATCGGTTACGGCGCCTTTCTGCGCGCCACCGGTCGCGGCCTGGAAAGCTTCGTCGAAGAGCGCGGCGCGAACCTGTCCTCGGGCGAGCGACAGCTTCTGAGCTTCGCGCGCATTCTGGTCTTCGAGCCCGATGTTTTGATCTTGGACGAAGCCACCGCGCACATCGACTCGCAGTCCGAGCAGCTGATCCAACAGGCCACCGAAGAGGTCACCGCCGGACGCACCAGCCTGATCGTGGCCCATCGTTTGTCCACGATCGAAAAGTGCGACGAGATTTTGGTGCTGGATCACGGCGAGCTGAAAGAGCGCGGCACGCATACCGAGCTCATGGCGCGCGGCGGACTGTACCACGCCGTCGCCACAGCGGGGCTGCAGTCCACGAGCGGCAAGGCGTAAACTCACACGCGGACTTGAGTCTGAACGTAGTTTTCAACTGGAGTATACAAGTCGACATCTGTAGATGGCGTACTCAAAGTAATCACCAAACTATACCTAGCAAACTTCGTAGTGTGGCCTTCCCGATGCCTCTCTCGCCACCATCCCATTACGGGATAGACGGCAATCTGTGCTTTTTCTGCCAGCTCCGCTGCTGATCCGCTCCAGACGTCGGAATGAAGTGACCCACGTGACCGACCTGCCTCTCCAAAGTACCAGTCTTCAGAATCACCTCCTGTGGCTCTCGTGGGATCTTGGGCAGATCTCTGGGCTTTGTTGAGCCTTTTCGAAAATTCCTCTTCAGACTCCAGAGAATTTTTTACGTCAAATCTTAGGCCATGCGACTGATAATTGAACTTAAACTTCCAACCTCTCCTGCTCGGATTTGGTTCGATGAAATATGATAGCGTCACGCGCATATCAACCGGCGTATCTCCCAATTCTCTCAAGACTTCCGAGGGCCACGGAATTGAATGAAAATTAATGTCTTTCATGTGATCACCTTCGAACGGGCGAAGCTGACTTTGCGCAATCAAGGTTAGTACATTGTTGGAGCTCCAACGAGCTCTCGCAAGGTTCGGAACCCCGTAACCACAAGTCCTCAATAGCTGCTGTCTTCCCCTCTTGAGCCGCAAATCGAAATATGATTTCATCTCATCTGTCCATTCTGCAGAATGTACCATTAGCGCTCTGACAGTCTCGGGCCAATATTCGGGGTAATCAGAAAAGATTCTAGCTGCAAAATTCGCTGCTTTCGCTGCTGCGGCACTGGTATCAGCCATCCACGTAAAACTGCGACCACCAATCGTCCTACAAACCGTTAATGGTAATAGGCTACCCGGATAGTCCACAACGGAACCGTCTTCGTTTATTGCAGCATTGCCGCCCTCGAAGAGAATATCTGGCTTATTTGGCCATTTCCCCGCCTCCCAAGTAAGTGAAGTCGTACAAGACGGACCAAGACCACCCAGTGGTGCAAGGGGCTGCCATCCGACAAACCCACCCTCCGAAATTCCAACTTTTTCGGTATACGAGCCAACCGTGAGCGCATTCCAGGACTGAGCAGGGTCCTGCACGCCATCCGTGAAATTGGAATCCGGGTAATGTACATGATTCGTCGGATTGGCATTACCACTCGCGACGACAAATAAATTCCGTTGTCCTTGAATGGTTATTCCAGCACAGGCATTGTCCAACGAAGCTGACCAAGAAGAGGGTTGTCCTCTATCCCTACTTTCGCCCGTGGTCAGTGCCATACAGTAAATGCGATTCTTGTAAGGACTTGATACCGTTGCCGTTGCTGCCGCATCTTCAGTGATACTACCGTACAATTCAGGATCGTTCTCACCTTGAGGAGGCAGGATTTTAACTGACTCAAGATCACAAGGAGCGATGAGCCTCTCGGTGGATTGCAGTGCTTCCTCTAAGTCCCCATAGATGATCAACCCAGCCATTTGAGTTCCATGCCCATGGTGGTCGCTAGTCCGCCAAGAATCCTTGTATGCAAACAAACTGCGCTCTGGAAGATGCCTCGAGAGCAGCGAGTGTGATCTGTCTACCCCAGTATCTAGGATGCAAACTACCGGGCGATGAGCTTCTTCAACCAAATCTGTTATGCCATTGAGAGCCGCACACCAAGCAGCTTGTTCTGAGCCCGCCATTCTCAAAAAATCTGAAGTGATTTCCTTGGCACGTCTCAATTCCGCGACGCAGCTTAATCTTTCGATTGCCACCGAAAACTGATTTGCACTCGCATGAGCCAAAACCACTTCGCGATCTAGAAAGAGAAGTCGCTTATTCCCTATTCGAACTCCATTTTGAGTCGAAAAATCCGAGAACTGCCTGAATGAACCTGCTTCTCTTTTCAACCAGACTTCCCACCAAATTACTTCCTGTGGATCGGGAAACACATCAGTATCCGTCCACAGTGACCTAACTACACCGAGACGCAAATTCTCAATACTAGTGACCAGCGCTGAATTTTTCGGATTTCCATTGGCTGTTTCTTTAGTCTTATAGTCGTTAATTTTCTCGATGAACTTTCCGAGCTTATCATCTTGAACAAAGACGGATGCAATTACACGCTCTCCATCATCCTCAGCCGCGATCTTTACGGATAGGACTTCAATGCCCTCTGAAGGCAAGTTCAAGCTTTCGAGCTTTAGATCGTAACCAGGCTTTCCTTCCACCTCTATGTAGACTCCGTCAGGTGCTGGTGCGCCTATTGGAATAGAGCGTTGTCGCCTTGCAAGTTCGGCCTCAACTTGTCTAACTTGGCTTAGGAGATGATCTGCATGCGTTAGACGATCACGCTCTGGATAAGATGGACGTGGTGCCCCCTTTGGGGATACGTAACTATCGGCGCGAATGGTATTTGGAAGTAATAGATGCTTGAGATTCGTCCTAGGATTCGACAACGCCCACCTCTAGTAAGGTTATCTCCTAGAGGTTGCTCTCTCTTCAAGGCACTTAACAACTAGGTCCGTGTTAAGAGATACTAATTCGTCATCCAACACAACCAGCTTAATTGCGTCTTCACACGCTCTGACGAGATCCGCGAAGCTAAGGCCAGAAATTGAGCTTGCAAGCGTCTCGTAGTTAACGTTCGTTGTGTCGAACATACTAAATTTGCTTTTGAAAATTTCAATGGCCGAATCGTGTTTAGGAAGCTGGTATTCGATAACATCATCAAATCGTCTGAATAACGCCTTATCCAGAAGCTGAGCATTGTTTGTTGCGGCAACAATCAAACTATCGGAACTACTTTGCTCGAGAAATTGGAGAAATGAGTTCAGTACGCGACGTATTTCGCCCACGTCATTTGTACTAGTGCGATGAGATCCAATAGCATCGAATTCATCGAAAAAGTAAACTCCGCGCACTCGAGCAATATTCTCGAAAATCAGTCTTAATTTCGATGCCGTCTCTCCCATGTACTTCGTAATTAGTCCATCGAGCAGGATCGTGTACAAAGGAAGATGGAGTTCACCAGCCAAAGCAGAAGCCGTAAGCGTCTTGCCTGTGCCAGGAGGACCGTGGAGTAGTATCTTTCTTCTAGGTGTTAAGCCGAATCGCTCTAACTTCAGTTTCTGTCTTTGCTCCAGCACTACGCGACACAAACGAACTTGGGTTTCCTCAGGCAATATCACTGAGGAAAGTTGCTCTTGGGGATGGGCTACTGAAAGGAGACCAGCGAGTTCCCCCCTAGGCTGGGTAATGCTCAGAGTGTTTGATCTCGTATTTTCGCGACCAGTCTCTTCTTTCGCCTCGTCGATAATTGAGCGAAGATCTTCAGCCAACTTTGAGTGACCTTGCCTGGCTGCTTGCGCAGCCATCTGCATTGCAACGGAATAAAATCTGGAGTCATCACGCTCAGCATGACTTCTAATGAGTGCCTTAATTTGGTCTGCGCTGGCCATAATTTTCTGCTCTCATTTTAAGCTTACTGTTAAATATGCCAAACGCAATAAACCATGTCGATTCCAATGTGGTCAAATCCAGTTAAGCATTCGTGCAGTCCGACGAACTAGACCGCATGCCCGGAGCCGGTGCCTAAGCGCTGCCTAGTCTACATCGCTTCCGCGGGCTTGAAGTCGATCAGGATTTCGGCGTCGGCGGAGGGAACCGCGGTGCCGTTGAAGCGGATGAAGTTGCCCTCGGCGAAGTAGCTCCAACCGTTTTTGTCATCTTGAGCGAGTTTGACGCCGTTCACGAAGACCGTCAGGGTTTCGAGCACGGGTTTGCGGTCCAGCGGGAAGTCGGTCATGACTTCCACGATCCGGGCGCGAATGTTGTTCACCGCTTGATCGAGGCTCGTCTTACAGATCGATTCGTTGCGACCGCCCGAAGCGCGGACCAGATCCATATAGCGGAGCCCCGCCTCTTTGAAGTCGGCGGTGGTGCGGCAGTCGGCGTCGATCGAGACGACCCCGATGAAGTTCGCGATCCAGCTCGGCTGGTTGTTCTTATACATCGGCTTCAGCTTATTCAGGAAGTTCACGTAGCTCGCGGTCGAACCCGTCGAATAGTCATCTTCGTTCGTCAGGAAGATCAGGACGAGGAGCGCATCTTCGCGGAAGAAATCTTTGTGCGCACCGTTCAGATTCGACGACGAGAGCACGCTCTGGATGCTTTCCAGCCCCCGCTCCAAATCCGAACCGGTCTGGCCGACCTTCACGCGATTCGAAAGGACGGTTTTCAAGTCGGGTGTCCGCGGGGTCACGAAATTCGGCGAGCCGATCAGATCGCCGCCCGTCCCTCCGCTGCGCATATCCGAGGTCGTGATGCCGATGTGGTAATCGAGTTTCAAAGCGTCGAGCTTGTCGATCATCGCGGGAACCTGCTGCGCGAACTTGTTTTGGTACTGAAGCATGCTCGATGAATTGTCCATCATGAAGAGGACGTCGACTTTGTTGTTGTAGGTCACGATCTGACCGAAGGCGCGTTGCTCTTGCGGCAGATCGAAGTTCTGCGCCGAACACGCCATCAGCGCTGAGCCCAGCAGCACCAATCCCGCAAGACGTACATACGAAGTCGAAGTTTTCATGGTTCACTCCCCGGAGGCCCGCCACAGACGCACGCCTCCACTTGATTCATCGGCGTAACCCCCGCCGAACTGCATGATTTCCCACGAGTTTGTTTGCGCGGAAGTGTCGAAGTGGTGCCATCCGCCCCGCGCGATGCCCGAAAAGCAAGAGGCCACCCGAAGGCGGCCTCTTGTTTCGGTCTTTGAATTTCGGTGCGGCTTACGCCGCCGATTCCTGGCGCAGCCTAAGCCGCGACTTTCTCGGTGTAGTCCTTGATTGCCGCTTGGACGGTGCGGTTGATCGAGGTGAATTTCACGCCGTACGAGGGGCCGCCGCTTTTCGTTGTCTTCGACACGACCGTGCAGATCGCGTTGAAGGGCGGAACGCCGTCACCCGGCTTGAAGTGCAGGAACAGAGTTTGTCCCGGCTGCAGATCGGGGTTGTCGATCTTCAGACCCGCGCCCCCGGCGCTGATCTCGATCGTTTCGCCCTTCCACACCTTTTTGTTATTGTGCACGATGATCGAAGCGCCGTAGTTCGCACGCGCATGACGACGGCGGAAGAAAACCTCCTGCACGTCGGCTTGGCCCGACTCTTTCAAACCGCGGATTTTCTCGGGTTTGAACTCTTCGACTTCGGCCACGCGGGCCCAAGCGGTCATCGAA belongs to Pseudobdellovibrionaceae bacterium and includes:
- a CDS encoding ABC transporter ATP-binding protein, which gives rise to MTDPGLLKNPLWYYIKKFRKSFGLGMFFLVITNILDGIYPLFLAMIIDRVAAHLGFTSLWGPLAAFFATMAGLAVSRYLWRVHFGNYHTHAAEDLRNHLMAHLLKLTPRFYQKNQLGELMSLIVNDVQSFRQSIGSAILILVDGAVIIVVILPLMIMMSWEWTWKTLIFLPLVPFMIKSLMNAIYRKSKEVQDNLSVLSGYAQETVTGVRVLKGFAVENERSRDYAKLSRTYQNSNVELALIDSLWSPVMYFGVASGTVILLFIGLDDVMNGAVTLGTLVAFQRYISKMIWPVTALGLGLSQYKKGMAAFDRIKAVLLEKPDVEFRGGSDTMEFSGLTVRDLNFTYPGSAEPALRNVNLQLQPGEKIGITGPVGSGKSTLLHLLLGFYHLPPGQITVNDRDLFDWDEEKLRALFTLIPQDVFLFSDTVRANIRYALPENHPPQAAGEIDLAEHILDRVQILDEMRALPGGLEATLGERGINLSGGQKQRLALARGLVRPTSLILMDDVLSAVDFKTEEKILNELARMKTSCLIVSHRIAALKHCDRILVLNGGRVEALGRFDDVLAQSPFFKELYEIQGGPLPNEDGAPTKGGPR
- a CDS encoding ABC transporter ATP-binding protein — protein: MKAFVEEDKVQSSLSVWQMIGRLWPYTRRFPWLFTVTIVSILGLATASRVLPWLFGQAIDEGILKNNAEIVTRIALIYLGVEVIRCAFDFSYLYFFQKLGQKVLTDIRQDLNDRVQSLPIDFFNKNPIGRIVTRLTNDTATLSEVFSNGVIQIITEGVIFISVVVAMSLISWKLTLVTMITAPFFLFLAFRLAGRLRVILRESKKRLSVLSSYASEQLSGIRVVQIYNRRPQSFQRFRDQSARYRDALLNSIKHYALLQPLMNIFNGVTLTLALSYGGYLTLEEAIPIGSMVAFLMHAQDLIAPLREILEKFQQFQNSLTSAERVFHTLDEKPERMESVVHPLKIQGSLEFRELNFRYSEGLPWVLKNFNHQVPAGRKVALVGRTGSGKSTLVALLQRFYDAPLGTVFIDGRAIEDFDLRSLRRRIGVVQQDPFIFRGTIEENLRLGQAEFPRERLQAALDRIGYGAFLRATGRGLESFVEERGANLSSGERQLLSFARILVFEPDVLILDEATAHIDSQSEQLIQQATEEVTAGRTSLIVAHRLSTIEKCDEILVLDHGELKERGTHTELMARGGLYHAVATAGLQSTSGKA
- a CDS encoding S8 family peptidase, with product MEGKPGYDLKLESLNLPSEGIEVLSVKIAAEDDGERVIASVFVQDDKLGKFIEKINDYKTKETANGNPKNSALVTSIENLRLGVVRSLWTDTDVFPDPQEVIWWEVWLKREAGSFRQFSDFSTQNGVRIGNKRLLFLDREVVLAHASANQFSVAIERLSCVAELRRAKEITSDFLRMAGSEQAAWCAALNGITDLVEEAHRPVVCILDTGVDRSHSLLSRHLPERSLFAYKDSWRTSDHHGHGTQMAGLIIYGDLEEALQSTERLIAPCDLESVKILPPQGENDPELYGSITEDAAATATVSSPYKNRIYCMALTTGESRDRGQPSSWSASLDNACAGITIQGQRNLFVVASGNANPTNHVHYPDSNFTDGVQDPAQSWNALTVGSYTEKVGISEGGFVGWQPLAPLGGLGPSCTTSLTWEAGKWPNKPDILFEGGNAAINEDGSVVDYPGSLLPLTVCRTIGGRSFTWMADTSAAAAKAANFAARIFSDYPEYWPETVRALMVHSAEWTDEMKSYFDLRLKRGRQQLLRTCGYGVPNLARARWSSNNVLTLIAQSQLRPFEGDHMKDINFHSIPWPSEVLRELGDTPVDMRVTLSYFIEPNPSRRGWKFKFNYQSHGLRFDVKNSLESEEEFSKRLNKAQRSAQDPTRATGGDSEDWYFGEAGRSRGSLHSDVWSGSAAELAEKAQIAVYPVMGWWRERHREGHTTKFARYSLVITLSTPSTDVDLYTPVENYVQTQVRV
- a CDS encoding ATP-binding protein codes for the protein MASADQIKALIRSHAERDDSRFYSVAMQMAAQAARQGHSKLAEDLRSIIDEAKEETGRENTRSNTLSITQPRGELAGLLSVAHPQEQLSSVILPEETQVRLCRVVLEQRQKLKLERFGLTPRRKILLHGPPGTGKTLTASALAGELHLPLYTILLDGLITKYMGETASKLRLIFENIARVRGVYFFDEFDAIGSHRTSTNDVGEIRRVLNSFLQFLEQSSSDSLIVAATNNAQLLDKALFRRFDDVIEYQLPKHDSAIEIFKSKFSMFDTTNVNYETLASSISGLSFADLVRACEDAIKLVVLDDELVSLNTDLVVKCLEERATSRR
- a CDS encoding VWA domain-containing protein → MKTSTSYVRLAGLVLLGSALMACSAQNFDLPQEQRAFGQIVTYNNKVDVLFMMDNSSSMLQYQNKFAQQVPAMIDKLDALKLDYHIGITTSDMRSGGTGGDLIGSPNFVTPRTPDLKTVLSNRVKVGQTGSDLERGLESIQSVLSSSNLNGAHKDFFREDALLVLIFLTNEDDYSTGSTASYVNFLNKLKPMYKNNQPSWIANFIGVVSIDADCRTTADFKEAGLRYMDLVRASGGRNESICKTSLDQAVNNIRARIVEVMTDFPLDRKPVLETLTVFVNGVKLAQDDKNGWSYFAEGNFIRFNGTAVPSADAEILIDFKPAEAM
- a CDS encoding DUF4339 domain-containing protein gives rise to the protein MYYVSHEGQQMGPWPTDEIMKQLKTHALGWSDYIYDEAKEDWIFIMDHAEFKAHYQTEVPPVKETASPSTPPPQGSTQPGDKEWFVLKAENRYGPFSYVELVRMLQEKNLYEFDYVWNPSMTAWARVAEVEEFKPEKIRGLKESGQADVQEVFFRRRHARANYGASIIVHNNKKVWKGETIEISAGGAGLKIDNPDLQPGQTLFLHFKPGDGVPPFNAICTVVSKTTKSGGPSYGVKFTSINRTVQAAIKDYTEKVAA